The following is a genomic window from Actinomadura rubteroloni.
GCGCCGTTCAAGATCCCCGAGCTGCCGCCCGCGGCCGTCGAGACGTTCGGGCTCGTCCGGGACGCGGCCCGCGACGCCCTCACCGAGACCCGCCGCGTCGTCGGCCTCCTGCGCAGCGAGGACGAGGGCGTCGAGCGCGCCCCCCAGCCCGGCCTGGACCGGCTGGACGACCTGGCCGCCGGCGCCCGCCGCTCCGGCCTCGACGTGGACGTCGTCGTGACGGGCGTCCCCCGCCCGCTGGACGCGGGGGTGGACCTGTCGGCGTTCCGGATCGTCCAGGAATCCCTCAGCAACGCGATCCGCTACGCCCCGGGCACGACCGTCCGCATCGAGGTCGCCTACAACGCCGACGCCCTGGCCGTGACGATCACCGACGACGGCGCCCGCACGCCCGTCCCCACCGCCTCCGGCGGCGGCAACCGCGGCCTCGTCGGCATGCACGAACGCGCCACGATGCTCGGCGGCACCCTCACCGCGGGCCCCCACGGCGAAGGCTGGACCGTCCAAGCCCGCCTCCCCTACCCGGCCCCCGCCTAGCCCGGCCCTTCCGCCTGTTTCTTCAAATCTGGAAACAGGAAACCGCTTCTCGTCACAGATTCCCCGGGTGATACTTGCTGGCGGCAGTGGAACTACAGGGGGGTCGGCCGCGCCGGTCCGCATCAACAAGATCCATAACAGATTGCGGCGCGGAAGACCGAGGGGAGAGGACGGGTATGCACAGTCACGCCTTCATGGGAATGATCTTGGAACGCTCGATGACGCCGACCGGATGAGGCCAACGCGGCCCGGACGACGTGCACCGACGTTTCCGGGCCGCGATTCGTCCGGTCCCGGCGAGACGAAGAAGGCACCATGTGCTCATGGCGGAGAAGTCCCCGGAACTCGGCCGCGAACTCCGGCGTGCGCGCGAGGAGGCGGGATTGTCGCTGAACGCGTTCGCCGGACGCATCCCGTTCAGCGAGGTCGCGAGAGCGAAACGGCATCGCGGCGGCGGTCACGCGTCCGTGTCACGACCTGATCCGATGGCGTCTTCCTGGAGGTGACCGATGGAATTCAGCGCGGAGCACGTCGCGGCCGAGCTGAAGAACCTGTGCCGGGGATTCGGCATCGACGATCCCGCCGCGCCGGCGCGCATCGGCGGCGCGCTGCGGCACGTCGCCGGGTTGACCGACGGGGACGGGCCGGCCGAGCAGGTCGCGAAGGTCAGGCTCCGTCTGCTGGACCTGGCGGACGGCCTTCCGCCGAACCTGGCCGCGACCGCCCGCGTCTCGCTCGGCCTGGACGGCCCGAGCGACCACCGCGTCGGAGTGCGGATCAGCCATCTGGCCGCCGAACTCCAGTGCGATCCCCGCACGGTCCGCAGACGCGCGGACGCGGCCTTCCTGCGCCTCGCCGAGGAGGCGCTGGCCACGACCGGCGGGCCGGGACCGCGCCGCGGCGAGGACCCGTGTCATGTCGGCCGGCTCAAGGTCCTCGTCCTGTTGGAACGGTCGACCGTCGAGGTCATCGAGGAGCGGCACATCGTCAGTCACCGCGACGGTCTGACGGAGATCGAACATTCGCACACCGTCGTTCCCCCCAACGACGAGCGCTCTTCCCTCGATCCTCTCGATCTCGGGATCACCGTGCTGCGGGGCGGCGTTCTGACGTCCCAGGAACGCGTGTCCACGTCCCGGGTCGGATTCCGGGTACGGCTGCCACATCCTTTGGACCGGGGGAAAGGCCACGACGTCACCATCCGGCTCACCGCGGCAGTGGCGCTGGCACCGTTCTACGTGTGCACGCCGAGGTACGCGTGCCGCCGGTTCGATCTCACGGTCCGTTTCGGGACCACGATGCCGCTGCCCGAACACGTCCGGCTCATCGAGGACGAACTGCCGCTGGAAGCGGGCGATTCCTCGCTCCAGCGCACGACCGTTCCGATCGACGCCGCCAGGGAGGCGAACGCGTCTTTCTCCGGTCTCGAAGCGAACCGTTCCTACGGGCTGAGTTGGGACACGTCCGCGCAGCGCGAATGAACCGGCGGTCCGTTCAGTCCTCGGGGTCCGGCAGGTCCGCCGCGAGATCGCCGCGTTCGGCCTCGGCACGAGCCATCTCGGCCGCGTCCAGGACGATCCGCGCGATTTCGCGGCGCCCGCCCACGCCTTCCAGGACGCGCGGCTCTTCTGCCGCGAGGATGGAATCGACGGTTCCGAGCCCGTTGCGCGCCAGTCCGAGATACACCGGGCGGGCGAGTATGCCGTCCACATAGCGCGCGATCGGAACCAGCCCTTTGGCGATGCCGAGTTCGAGCTGGATCGCGAGCACATCCGGCAGGTCGCCGAAGTCCGCCGCGGGATTGACGTGACGGCCGATGTCCACGACGGTGTCGATGATGTCGGCCGTCCGCCGGGCCGTCTGCTGGACGGGCCCGGTCTCCCCCTTGGTCAGCGCCTGGACCTCCGTGAGTTCACGTTCGATGCGGAACAGCGGTATTCCCGTGCTCCACCGCAGGCAGGCGATACTGCGCCGCGCGCGGGCGAGCCCTTCGCCCCGCCGTCCGGGATCGGCCATGAGCTTGAGGAGCACGGCCTCCGCTGCTTTCTGCCGTTCCAGGACGCGGCGCAGGGAGTTGTACTCCTTGTTCCGATGGCTGGAGTTGCGGGAGAACCTGGTGTCCTCCAACTCGACGGCGAGATGGGCGGCGCAGATCAGCGTCATGCGGTTCATGCCGTCCGGCGGCACCGCGGCGAGCGCCTCGGCGATCGCCATGACGGAGTCGACGCTCAAGCCCTGCTGGACGACGATCTCGCCGAGCCGCGTCGGCGTGTACTCATCTCGGGACGACCGCAGGAAGCCCGCTTTTTCGAGGTCCGCCAGAACCGTGCGGACGTCCTTCCGCGAGAACAGTTCTCGCCCGCCGCGCGCTCCGCTCTGGTGCGAACCGAACGTCCAGGAGATGAACCGGGTGACGGAGGCGACGGACGCCCGCCCCGGCGTCACGGCCGGGCCCGTGAACGCGGAGAGGACCAGCGTCCGGAGATCCATCGACGGATCGAGCAGCGCGGACCGCACCGGCTCGGACTCCGCCATCACGTACTCCGCCCACTTCAGCTCCGTATCAATGCCCCCACGGGTGACGATGAACGAACGCCCCTCCGCGACATGTCCGGTGCGGCCCGCGCGGCCCGCCATGTTCTTGTACTCCGAGACGGCGTACTTCGCGGTGGGATGGTCCAGTTCGCAGATGACGACGGCGTCCGCCGGCAGATTCACGCCCTGCGCCAGCGTCGTGGTCGCGACGACGACACGGATCTCGCTCCCGGCCTCTTTGAACGACCGTTCCAGCAGGCGCCGCTCCTCCTCGTTCAAATCGGAGACGTGGAAGGCGACTCCACCGGCGAGGCAACCCCGCAGGAGATCGGCCAGGCGTCCGGAATCGCTCTGCGGGAGGCTGTCGAGAACCGTCTCGGCCGACGGAAGACGAAGTTCACGGGCGAGCTTCGCGGCGAACGACCGGGCGAGGTCGCGTCGGCCCCGGAAAACGATGACCTGCTGCCCTTGCCCCACCAGCTCCCGCACAAGACGCGTGGCGAGGTCGTCCTGCGGCCCCGCCGGGGGACCGACGAACTGATCCGTTCGTTCCGTACCGTCCTGGTCGCGGTAGCGGTAGCGCCCCGACTGGTCGACCACGCCTTCCAGCAGCGGCGTCTCGCGCTCTCGCATCTGGACGAGATCGGCGTTCAGCCACCAGGCGAGTTCCTGGGGCTCGCCGAGCACCGCGGAAAGGCCGACGATCTGCGGGGAGTTCCCGGTGACGCGGCGCATTCTGATCCAGGTGAACAGGATCTCCAGCAGCGGCCCCCGGTCGGGGAGGACGAGGGACTGGATCTCGTCCACGACGATGACGCCGATCCGGTCCAGCAGTTCCGGGCGGCCGAACAGAAGGCCGATGAACTTCTCGTACGTGCAGACCGCGAGTTCGAACTCGCCCGTGAGCAGGTCGCGCACCTGGTCCCTCAGCTCACCCGTGACGCGGATCGCGCGCACCTCGAACGTGCCGTAGGTCTCTTTGAACCGCTCGTACAGTTCGTTGACCAGGGCTCGGCTCGGCAGGAGGAACACCGCTTTGCGCCCGTGCGCGACGGCGTGCAGCGCCGCGAGTTCGCCGACCATCGTCTTTCCCGACGATGTCGGTGCGCTCACCAGCACATTGTTCCCGTCCAGCAGCGCCGCATGGTTGATGGCATCGACCTGGAGCCGGTTCAGCCTGCCGATCCGGTCCCGCCACAACCGCAGAACTTCGACCGGGATCCCGGACTGCTCCAGGCTGGAAAGCGCCCAGGTCGCCGAGATCGGCGAGCCCAGCTTCAGTTCCTCATAGTGCTCGCCCTTCGTGAACACCGGCAGCGAGAGGTTGCCCAGGTTGCCGCCGAAGGACGGGGTCTGCCGTCGCCTGACCATGCCGGACTCGTGTTCGCCCACCATCCGGAGAACATATTCGGCCAGCTTGAAAACAGGGATCTCACCGTTCTCGATCACGTTTCCCCGCCCGAGCAGGCCCTGGATGAGATAATGGCTCAGCAGGCCGTGACCGAACTCGTGCACCTCGAAGGCCTTCTCGTGCGCGGTCGAGGCGGCGAGTACGACGCGGCCGTTTCCGGACACTCTGCTGAGGGCGCGATCGGCCGTTTCCAGGCCGCCCCGGCTCGCGCGCCCCTCCTCCGGCCTGCGCAGGACCTTCGCCAGCGCGCCTCCGGAGAAGCAGCAGTCCAGCGCGACGATGAGCACCCGGGCCCGGACGGACTCGACCCGCGTCACGAACTCGTCGAGCCGAAGCGCCGTCGCCTCCAGCCGGTCGGGGTCGGCGTTGTAGGTGGCCAGTTCTCCCGTGGACGTCCCGTGTCCCGAGTAGGTGAGCACGACGACGTCCTCATCGGTGCTGACGGACGCGAGGTGTCCTATTTCTGTCAGCAATCTGTCCTTGGTGGCATCGGCGTCGGTGACTAGCGTGGGCTTCTCATCGAACGCGTCCCAGAACAACGCGTGCAGGACGGCGGCGTCCCGCTTCGCGTAGTTCAGTGCTTTGAACTGCGGAGCCGCATAGTTGTCCAGCCCCACGAACAGGCCGTGAAATCGCCCGTCGACCATCGCCCTGACGCCTTTCGTCCGATGTCGATTACCGCCACCATCCGGGAGCGAACGACACCCTACACAGACCAATCGCGGAATCGACAGTGACAAATCACGGACACCGGGCCCGAGCGGAGGACGAACGCAGTGTCGTGGACGGTGATGCCCGGCATGACCGGCGACACCAATTTCATAAGGGTCCAACCGGCGAATGTCCGGGACAATGACGAGTCCTGTCCGCAGCAGCTCGCCCTCATGACCCACCCGGCGGTGACCCGGGAAACGGCTGTTCCCCGGCGGAGCCGTCTCCGGACGACGTCGTCGCTGAACGCGTTGCGCGCGGTCCTCGACCTCATCGAGTTCGACCACCTGCCGCCCGACGCCGCGCTCGCCCGCTGGCGCGACAGCGCGGGGCACCGCTGCCACCCCGGCCTCGCGGCCTGGACGGCCGAGGCCGTCCGCAATTACCTCATCGCCGCCGAGACGATCGACGCGGCGTCCGGCATGGCCGAGAACCCGGCTTTCGAGCCCGTCACGCGCGATTGGGCACGTCGGCGAACTGTCCGGAACGGCGACGTCCCCCTTGTGCACGAAGAGACGGTGATGGGCCGCCGCCATGCCGGACCGGAGATCCGCGAACTGCGCCTCATCCGCACCTCCTCGGTCGCGAACCGGGCCAGGGACGAAGCGGAGATCGCCCTCGCGGCCGGCGTGCTCGCCGACGCCCGTCCGGTCCTGGGCTCCTCCCGGGGAAAGCCGTACGTTCTCGGACGCCCTGCGCCGGTCCGTCGCGTGCGGATCGTTGAGATCGGCTGCGCGGACGGCTCGCACAACGTCCTGTTCGACGATTCCCCGCAGGCGGCGCGCGACAAGTACCGGCGCGACGCCGAAAAGCGCGTCCACGCGGTGTCCGCCGGCGGCGAGTACAGGCCCGGCAACAATTGCGGCCGGTGTGTGGTGGTCGACCTCTGTCCCGCCGTCCCGGTCCGGCCCGGCCTTCTCGGGATCTCCGCTCCCGCGGGCACGCGCCGATCGTGGTCGATCTCGACAGGGCGCGCCTACCGGATCTGCCCGGCGCGCTCCCATTTCGCGGACCTGTTCCTCCCCCGCGACCGGCAGACCGAGAACTCCGGGGCGCCGACGCGCGGCAACGCCGTGCACGCGTTCATCGAAGAACGCCACCGGCGGACGCCCGCGCAAGCCTGCCGGTCCGATGAGGCACCGACGACACGTGAGGGATGGCGGGCGGGAACGCATTCCGTCACCGGGTTCGAGGCGCGGCTCGGCATTCAGATGATCGGAGACCACGCGCTCGTCTGTCCGCTCGGACGTCTCCATGAGAATGCCGACATCCTGCCGGAACGCTATGTGGTGGCCTACGACCCGTCCGCCGATGTCGTGGTGATCGCGAAGACGGACCTCGTCTATCGCGCGGCGGATTCGTGGGTCCTCCGGGAGACCAAGACGACAGCCCGTTCACTGAACGACGGCGACCTCCTCGACCGGATTCCCCAGCTCGCGCTCGGGCTGGTGCTCTCGGCGGAAGGTGTTCTGCCCGGCGGGCGAGGCGGCTGCCGGGTGGAGTTGGAACGGCTGACCAGCACGGGGCCCGTCGTGTCGGTTCTGGACGCGACCGATCCGGAGTTGGTCGAGCGGGCTCGCCGGATCGTCACCGCATATGCGGAGCAGTGGCGCGAGGACGAACTCTTTCCGACCAGGCCCGGTAAGGAGTGCAAAGGCTGCGGCTTCGTTCGCTGGTGCCCCGACGCTCCCAAGGGAGCCGCACCGTGAACGACGGGTAC
Proteins encoded in this region:
- a CDS encoding DEAD/DEAH box helicase produces the protein MGHEGELLRTGLVIVPDIRRLDPYEIGVAGHAGHHRPRHCVRPPLGPGVRDLSLSIPRLVCVGCRSLPDGGGNRHRTKGVRAMVDGRFHGLFVGLDNYAAPQFKALNYAKRDAAVLHALFWDAFDEKPTLVTDADATKDRLLTEIGHLASVSTDEDVVVLTYSGHGTSTGELATYNADPDRLEATALRLDEFVTRVESVRARVLIVALDCCFSGGALAKVLRRPEEGRASRGGLETADRALSRVSGNGRVVLAASTAHEKAFEVHEFGHGLLSHYLIQGLLGRGNVIENGEIPVFKLAEYVLRMVGEHESGMVRRRQTPSFGGNLGNLSLPVFTKGEHYEELKLGSPISATWALSSLEQSGIPVEVLRLWRDRIGRLNRLQVDAINHAALLDGNNVLVSAPTSSGKTMVGELAALHAVAHGRKAVFLLPSRALVNELYERFKETYGTFEVRAIRVTGELRDQVRDLLTGEFELAVCTYEKFIGLLFGRPELLDRIGVIVVDEIQSLVLPDRGPLLEILFTWIRMRRVTGNSPQIVGLSAVLGEPQELAWWLNADLVQMRERETPLLEGVVDQSGRYRYRDQDGTERTDQFVGPPAGPQDDLATRLVRELVGQGQQVIVFRGRRDLARSFAAKLARELRLPSAETVLDSLPQSDSGRLADLLRGCLAGGVAFHVSDLNEEERRLLERSFKEAGSEIRVVVATTTLAQGVNLPADAVVICELDHPTAKYAVSEYKNMAGRAGRTGHVAEGRSFIVTRGGIDTELKWAEYVMAESEPVRSALLDPSMDLRTLVLSAFTGPAVTPGRASVASVTRFISWTFGSHQSGARGGRELFSRKDVRTVLADLEKAGFLRSSRDEYTPTRLGEIVVQQGLSVDSVMAIAEALAAVPPDGMNRMTLICAAHLAVELEDTRFSRNSSHRNKEYNSLRRVLERQKAAEAVLLKLMADPGRRGEGLARARRSIACLRWSTGIPLFRIERELTEVQALTKGETGPVQQTARRTADIIDTVVDIGRHVNPAADFGDLPDVLAIQLELGIAKGLVPIARYVDGILARPVYLGLARNGLGTVDSILAAEEPRVLEGVGGRREIARIVLDAAEMARAEAERGDLAADLPDPED
- a CDS encoding PD-(D/E)XK nuclease family protein, with product MTGDTNFIRVQPANVRDNDESCPQQLALMTHPAVTRETAVPRRSRLRTTSSLNALRAVLDLIEFDHLPPDAALARWRDSAGHRCHPGLAAWTAEAVRNYLIAAETIDAASGMAENPAFEPVTRDWARRRTVRNGDVPLVHEETVMGRRHAGPEIRELRLIRTSSVANRARDEAEIALAAGVLADARPVLGSSRGKPYVLGRPAPVRRVRIVEIGCADGSHNVLFDDSPQAARDKYRRDAEKRVHAVSAGGEYRPGNNCGRCVVVDLCPAVPVRPGLLGISAPAGTRRSWSISTGRAYRICPARSHFADLFLPRDRQTENSGAPTRGNAVHAFIEERHRRTPAQACRSDEAPTTREGWRAGTHSVTGFEARLGIQMIGDHALVCPLGRLHENADILPERYVVAYDPSADVVVIAKTDLVYRAADSWVLRETKTTARSLNDGDLLDRIPQLALGLVLSAEGVLPGGRGGCRVELERLTSTGPVVSVLDATDPELVERARRIVTAYAEQWREDELFPTRPGKECKGCGFVRWCPDAPKGAAP